The Oncorhynchus clarkii lewisi isolate Uvic-CL-2024 chromosome 20, UVic_Ocla_1.0, whole genome shotgun sequence nucleotide sequence TTGAACAAAGGTCATTGTGCAGACAGATGATGCATAACAATAAATGTATTTTCTGTCATTTTCCAGCTCAAGAATCTGGAAAAGGCTGCCAAAGACCCCAACTGGACAATGGCTTTGTTGACCCGGAGCAGAACATGTACCAGGATGGCATGACTTTGACTTATGCCTGTGATAAAGGTCTGAAAACACCAATGGAAGGCTGGTGGGGGATGATTACATGTGAGAATGGTAGATGGTCTGATACTCCTCTGTGTACGGGTAAGTACTGTCTGCTCTAACCTTGATCTATAGCAAAGAGGCTTATGTAAGAGTGGTGTAAAAACTCAGAAAACTATCCATTTCGGTACAGGAAAGAGGGGATGTTGGTGTGACAGGACATATGATACACTTGTGTTGTGAACAACGTTCAGTACTATCATCTCTTGTACTTCGTTGTCCTTTATTTCTTTACTAATcattgtttgtactgtatcttCACAGCCAGTCGTTCTTGTGATGCACCTCCTCAAGTGAACCATGCAACCGTTGTTCAACAATATCAAAACAACTTTAGTAATGGATCAAAAGTGGTGTATAAATGTAAAAGATCCTACATAATGGAAGGGAATGCAGATGTAGTCTGCCTTTTAGGAGAATGGACCTCAGCCCCCACATGCAGTGAGTACTGACTTAAAGGGATTGCGCCAGATTTGGGCAAATAAGCCCTTTTCCTGCTTACCCTGAGTGAGATGAACTttagcatgctagctgttccaGTAGACGTCCAGTTATTGACTCGCACAACTACCCTTGTCTTCCTTCATTCTGGACGCAGGGATATACAATTTTTAACCACGACTTCATCTTGATTTGGGTAAATCGAAGCAGGGCTTAAAATCTcacactatccctttaagatgcaACTGATTTCTGTATTCTGACATCTGTACTGCATTTTTTTAGTACGCTGCTATACTGTAAAGCTTAGCTTGGTCATTCATTAAAGACATAATAGGAATGTCTTGGTACATTTTGAAAGGGTCATTTCACAGCCTTCCTTGCTGAAATCTAACCTAATGCAGGTAAAGTCAATAACAACACATGCAACCtgtggaaaaacatttatttctgcTTGCTGATTTCAATCTTTTACCAGATTCATTTTCACACCTACCATAACGCTCTCCAACAGGTCATGAGGCCTTACGGAAGTGTAGGGACAACGAGTTTCAGTGCAGTAACAGAAGGTGTATACCGACCATCTGGAGGTGCGACAAAGATGACGACTGCTCAGACAACAGCGACGAGGAAAACTGTGGTAAGTCAAAAACAAAAAACGTTTCTGAAATCTTCCAATTGCCTAGATACCTTAATATGCTAATTTAGCTAGAGGGGAAGGGAAGGTCTCAGTGGCTTTCCTTCCTCCATGAACCTGTTTTATCTCAGTCATTCTCGGTAGGTGTATTTTGTCTCTTAAGTTACAATAGTTGTACTTAAATAAATGTTACAGTAGGCCTATTTTTGTCTCTCAGAATATGAACTACCATGTCATCCCATTCAGGTTATGAAAATGTAGATCCATAATGGGTACGTTTTTCGTGCATCCCTACACGGTGGATTACAAAACTGGTAAGAGTTTACAGTATTAAAAATATTATGATTTTTATTTCAGGTTGTTCATGATGAAGATGTGACTTACCGAAAGACCCGAGGATGGATAATGCCTTGTCCAGTTGTTCACATATTACAACATGTGTGTATTTTCTTAACAGGGCTAGGAACAGCAAATCACCTGAAGAGAGAAAACGAAAAATAGATTGTTTAGGATAAAACTGATAAATGTAGCTTTTACATTTGGGTCATGATATAGAAAATGATTTACAGCACAAGAGGTTCAAAATTCAAGAGGCACTCGCACATCTAAGCAGTAtatttttgcaggtgcatggtaacagttgaacaagatgaaggaaaaaggaaaccgcacactgctcttgatagtatcactgatctttaatgagcttacgtatcggcctcacggccttcgtcagggCTTTTAGCACAAGGGGTTAAAATCATTTTAGGACTGGATAgagcctcctgggtggcgcagtggtctaaagctGTGCCAGTAGATATCCtagttcgagtccaggctctgtcgcagccgccCAACCGGCAGGGATGCTGTTGTGCTCGAATGACTCCTGTGGTGGGATGAGTGCAATGCATGCTGACATGATCACTAGGTGTGCAATAGTAAAGAAGTGCCCATGACTGGATTACATTTGGAAACAACAATCTGAAACTGTCAATAAATTAATGTGTATGTGGGACACTGACCCTCCTGTATCTTACATATGGTTTTCTTTATTCAGAGGTTGTATTGGACAGAGAGAAGTCGAGTTTATTTAGAGGTTGTATTGGATAGAGAGAAGTCAAGTTTATTTAGAGGTTGTATTGGATAGAGAGAAGTCAAGTTTATTTAGAGGTTGTATTGGATAGAGAGAAGTCGAGTTTATTTAGAGGttgtatttgtcacgttctgacctctatttcggttgttttgtatttatttagtatggtcagggcgtgagttgggtgggcagtctatgtttgtttttctatgttttggggcatttctatgttttcggcctagtatggttctcaatcagaggcaggtgtcattagttgtctctgattgagaatcatacttaggtagcctgggtttcactgtgtgttggtgggtgattgttcctgtcactgtgtttgttgtcacaggataggctgtataggttttcacgttccgtttgatgttttgtagatttgagttacTTCATGTattgttcagttttccattaaagaacatgaataaccaccacgctgctttttggtccgcttctcctcctacagacgaacgtcgttacagtattggacagagagagaagtcaaGTTTATTTAGAGGTTGTATTGGATAGAGAGAAGTCGAGTTTATTTAGAGGTTGTAttggacagacagaggaaagtcaagtttatttaagcaataaggcttgagggggtgtggtatatggccaatataccacggctaagggctgttcttatgcacaatgcaacgcagagtgcctggatacagcccttagccacggtatattggccatataccacatatccctgaggtgccttattgctattataaactggtaaccaacataattagaccagtaaaaataaatgttttgtcatacccatgatataccatggctttcagccaatcagcattcagggctcgaaccacccggtTTATAATGCACATTAATGAACATGGTGATCCCCTATAAGGCAACATATACATCCCCATAAGGACAGTACATAAGGACAGTACATCCCCATAAGGACAGAAACCTATCATAagtatcaagcgtctcagagtagaagtgctgatttagaatcagttttgccttttagatcataatgaataaggatggcctgatcctagatcagagtGTTTTATACATACTACCCAGGCTGTTCCCTCCTGTCCATTGTGAAAGAAACATGATATACATAATATACAGAATACTTTAAGATTGATTCAGACGTGGTTGACCTCCTGATACACTGATTAAACAGCCCTTTCTAGTTTTGAGGAGCCTGCTGAGTGTCGGGAAGTCACCCCTAGACGCATTGCATTTCCCCCACTGATGGTGTAATTGGTTATGGTTACTATTGGGGAggggaatctgatcctagatctgtacagGGGAAACTTTGTCCCGGAGCAACAG carries:
- the LOC139375867 gene encoding complement factor H-related protein 1-like isoform X1, yielding MKEIPLSVIIVLHIWSYGVKAQESGKGCQRPQLDNGFVDPEQNMYQDGMTLTYACDKGLKTPMEGWWGMITCENGRWSDTPLCTASRSCDAPPQVNHATVVQQYQNNFSNGSKVVYKCKRSYIMEGNADVVCLLGEWTSAPTCSHEALRKCRDNEFQCSNRRCIPTIWRCDKDDDCSDNSDEENCGLDRASWVAQWSKAVPVDILVRVQALSQPPNRQGCCCARMTPVVG
- the LOC139375867 gene encoding complement factor H-related protein 1-like isoform X2 — translated: MKEIPLSVIIVLHIWSYGVKAQESGKGCQRPQLDNGFVDPEQNMYQDGMTLTYACDKGLKTPMEGWWGMITCENGRWSDTPLCTASRSCDAPPQVNHATVVQQYQNNFSNGSKVVYKCKRSYIMEGNADVVCLLGEWTSAPTCSHEALRKCRDNEFQCSNRRCIPTIWRCDKDDDCSDNSDEENCGYENVDP